In a single window of the Leptospira sanjuanensis genome:
- a CDS encoding tetratricopeptide repeat protein, whose amino-acid sequence MAEANSTPLSEAELEQVRSILEPLSKNPDISEELNPMLSVFRQKMGYGSQMPSSDEEEETEDTTPTAGDEEESDEDFEEPQRPQKPPTKVFEDDDIDLDELLAEPKTPAPADDFSFEEESPAPSADAGDPFGDFGMDAEPAPTASEDSDAFGDFGLSEEPSSTPSDDFSFGDESPSPSADAGDPFAGLDEMTGGTPSSDDPFAGMGDTTSADSDPFGGSDFGSTPMDDFGSTPSSSDADPFGDMDSFTSTPEPSADPFAGMGGLETQGGGDDDFGLSASEPSGGGDSFDDFLSSSPTPSGGGDDDFFSSSADSGPSPGESDPFADFGDMGAPAGQDPFSDLASSATVSEDPFADFVPSTEEDTLSDIPAGGDSSFESFSPDLDSDVGGGDFDSGSSFGLEADLQGLASEEKQDIDKGLKDEELAIIQKEILRYPPTLRRAVIDAIVQDRLTPRDQKGLLELIKIESSPEEIADFLSGVLGETISVSQRMSGFSKDGVPIISTDPLYTKEGLQRQRKAIRRTIIGIAAGIFLVVGGTLFYRNFIIPNQAAQYYEQGLTLIREAGAYPKNSESRKKKFFEAEESFARGENILPNHLKYLNLYGVEYTRVEEYDRAFEKLFGKVSPDFGAGGEEPSSNAWDKREKVPIITLAKGQVWDNGKLPIAGKIGNENRMILVAQDGIQRKIMKAGAYIVMRLEKQTHDNPTYKNLGRFHSSIMPSFTESSLGGGKYKNDQLAINFFKQVYTDGNEPYDEESTAGIAKIYYNRREFGKAASFYNKIVEIDPSSPVGQGGLLSTYIEMWKEDGNPQFVINHHRQIKNNLDIEKKLSLHVLSKLASFYTDLNKKELRIRYNINPMDQVSGMEVNDNALEILDLIYHKTEEDPVTGVEIDGADYAEGYYQRGRYFASIKESIQARRFFEKAATLDPAHYLASTELAENAIRLANFGEADKLLNESLKRFENYKQSYGAREEDETLIQGNVGRIYFDKARIQYLSAAGIHEKDKITEFPGRKIYPFRARAAMDAIAKTRSMELKNSLDGFSKAEAVQTDENEFTLIRRWRTPLPAGIQRELRYFKGWVDYMSGDFAASLNEWSGFEDEDEYNHSTLLMGKANAFYYTGQYKASLGNYLKVQDDMEEKLLNMGLPKPDDPYHQEVYQTLVAAYNNIGAVYEKQGNTAEALKHYWKAIETARKINEVSEIAMSNKDLMFKKEAIGQDPLLEDWLSPTLDSVKKLARE is encoded by the coding sequence ATGGCAGAGGCGAATTCTACCCCATTGAGCGAAGCGGAATTAGAACAAGTCCGTTCTATTCTAGAGCCTCTTTCCAAAAACCCGGATATTTCGGAAGAACTCAATCCGATGCTTTCCGTTTTCCGTCAGAAGATGGGATACGGATCGCAAATGCCTTCTTCAGACGAGGAAGAAGAAACCGAAGATACGACTCCGACCGCCGGAGACGAAGAAGAATCGGACGAGGATTTTGAAGAACCGCAAAGACCGCAAAAGCCTCCCACAAAAGTATTCGAAGACGACGATATCGATTTAGACGAACTCTTGGCGGAACCGAAAACACCGGCTCCCGCCGATGATTTTTCATTTGAAGAAGAATCTCCTGCTCCGTCCGCAGATGCCGGCGATCCATTTGGCGACTTCGGAATGGACGCGGAACCCGCTCCTACCGCTTCGGAGGATTCCGACGCGTTCGGTGATTTCGGACTTTCCGAAGAACCAAGTTCCACTCCTTCCGATGATTTTTCTTTCGGAGACGAAAGCCCTTCTCCTTCTGCGGACGCGGGCGATCCGTTTGCGGGCTTAGATGAAATGACCGGAGGAACTCCTTCCTCCGACGATCCGTTCGCCGGAATGGGAGATACGACTTCGGCGGATTCAGATCCGTTCGGTGGTTCCGATTTCGGTTCAACCCCGATGGACGACTTTGGTTCTACACCTTCCAGCTCCGATGCGGACCCGTTCGGAGATATGGATTCTTTTACTTCCACGCCGGAACCGAGCGCCGATCCGTTTGCAGGAATGGGCGGCCTTGAAACACAAGGCGGCGGTGACGACGACTTCGGCCTCTCCGCTTCGGAACCCTCCGGAGGCGGAGATTCTTTCGACGACTTCCTATCTTCTTCTCCGACTCCATCCGGCGGCGGTGACGATGATTTTTTCAGCTCTTCGGCGGACTCCGGTCCTTCTCCCGGAGAATCGGACCCGTTTGCCGACTTCGGCGATATGGGCGCACCTGCGGGACAAGATCCGTTTTCGGATCTTGCTTCTTCCGCTACGGTTTCGGAAGATCCGTTCGCGGACTTCGTTCCTTCCACCGAAGAAGACACGTTATCCGACATTCCTGCCGGCGGAGATTCTTCCTTTGAATCCTTTAGTCCCGATTTGGATAGCGACGTAGGCGGAGGCGATTTCGATTCCGGAAGTTCCTTCGGTCTCGAGGCGGACTTACAAGGTCTTGCGAGCGAAGAAAAACAGGACATCGACAAGGGCCTCAAAGACGAAGAACTCGCGATCATCCAGAAGGAAATTCTCCGTTATCCGCCTACTCTGCGCCGCGCGGTCATCGACGCGATCGTTCAAGATCGACTTACTCCGAGAGACCAAAAAGGTTTATTAGAACTCATTAAAATAGAAAGTTCTCCGGAGGAAATCGCGGACTTCCTCTCGGGAGTTTTGGGAGAAACGATTTCCGTTTCCCAAAGAATGAGCGGTTTCTCCAAAGACGGGGTTCCGATCATCTCCACCGATCCTCTGTACACAAAAGAAGGATTACAAAGACAAAGAAAGGCGATCCGTAGAACGATCATCGGGATCGCCGCGGGAATCTTTCTCGTGGTCGGCGGAACGTTATTTTACAGAAACTTCATCATCCCGAATCAGGCGGCTCAGTATTACGAACAAGGTCTGACATTGATCCGTGAAGCGGGAGCCTATCCGAAAAACAGCGAGTCCCGCAAAAAGAAATTCTTTGAAGCGGAAGAATCCTTTGCCAGAGGAGAAAATATTCTCCCGAACCACCTCAAGTATTTAAACCTCTACGGTGTGGAATATACGAGAGTCGAAGAATACGACCGCGCTTTTGAAAAATTATTCGGTAAGGTCAGCCCCGATTTCGGCGCAGGCGGGGAAGAACCTTCCTCCAACGCTTGGGACAAACGCGAAAAAGTCCCTATCATTACGCTTGCAAAAGGTCAGGTTTGGGACAACGGAAAACTTCCGATCGCCGGAAAAATCGGGAACGAAAACCGAATGATTCTCGTCGCTCAAGACGGAATTCAAAGAAAAATCATGAAGGCCGGAGCCTACATCGTGATGCGTCTGGAAAAACAAACGCACGACAATCCTACGTATAAGAATTTGGGAAGATTTCATTCTTCCATTATGCCTTCGTTCACCGAGTCTTCTCTCGGAGGCGGAAAGTATAAGAACGATCAACTCGCGATCAACTTTTTCAAACAAGTTTATACGGACGGAAACGAACCGTATGACGAAGAATCGACCGCAGGTATCGCGAAGATCTATTACAACCGGAGAGAATTCGGAAAGGCCGCGTCCTTTTACAACAAGATCGTGGAAATCGATCCGTCCAGTCCGGTCGGTCAAGGCGGCCTGCTCTCCACGTATATCGAGATGTGGAAAGAAGACGGAAACCCTCAGTTCGTCATCAATCATCACAGACAGATCAAGAACAACTTGGACATCGAGAAAAAACTTTCTTTGCACGTTCTTTCCAAACTCGCTTCCTTCTACACCGATCTAAACAAGAAAGAATTACGAATCCGTTATAATATCAATCCGATGGATCAGGTTTCCGGAATGGAAGTCAACGACAACGCCCTCGAAATTTTGGATCTGATCTATCATAAAACGGAAGAAGATCCGGTGACCGGCGTGGAAATCGACGGCGCAGATTACGCGGAAGGTTATTATCAAAGAGGAAGATACTTCGCTTCGATCAAGGAGTCGATTCAGGCCAGAAGATTTTTCGAAAAGGCCGCGACACTCGATCCGGCGCATTATCTGGCATCTACGGAACTCGCCGAAAACGCGATCCGTCTCGCGAACTTCGGCGAAGCCGACAAATTGTTAAACGAATCCCTCAAACGATTCGAGAATTACAAACAAAGTTACGGCGCAAGAGAAGAAGACGAAACATTGATCCAAGGAAACGTCGGCCGTATTTATTTCGACAAGGCGAGAATCCAATACTTATCCGCGGCGGGAATCCACGAAAAAGATAAGATCACCGAATTTCCGGGCCGCAAAATCTATCCGTTCCGCGCGAGAGCCGCGATGGACGCGATCGCAAAAACGAGATCCATGGAACTTAAAAATTCTTTGGACGGTTTTTCCAAAGCGGAAGCGGTTCAAACCGACGAAAACGAATTCACTCTCATACGCAGATGGAGAACTCCTCTTCCCGCCGGAATTCAAAGAGAACTTCGTTACTTCAAAGGTTGGGTGGATTATATGAGCGGGGATTTTGCCGCTTCGCTCAACGAATGGTCCGGTTTCGAAGACGAGGACGAATACAATCATTCCACTCTTTTGATGGGAAAAGCGAACGCGTTCTATTATACGGGTCAATACAAAGCGAGCCTCGGGAATTATCTCAAGGTTCAGGACGACATGGAAGAAAAATTGTTGAATATGGGACTTCCGAAACCGGATGATCCGTATCACCAGGAAGTCTACCAGACGTTAGTCGCCGCTTACAACAACATCGGCGCGGTTTATGAAAAACAGGGAAACACCGCCGAAGCGTTGAAACATTACTGGAAGGCGATCGAAACTGCGAGAAAGATCAACGAGGTTTCCGAAATCGCGATGTCGAACAAGGACTTAATGTTTAAAAAAGAAGCGATCGGGCAAGACCCTCTTCTCGAAGACTGGCTTTCCCCTACGCTCGACAGCGTAAAGAAGTTAGCACGGGAATAG